From Populus alba chromosome 16, ASM523922v2, whole genome shotgun sequence:
GAAGTCGGTGGTTGGAAAGAAACGAGACCCACCAAAAGACGGGTATTTTCAAACGCCTGAGCTTGATGCTCTGCTTTCTATTTTCACGTCATAGATATGAAGCTTGGGCATAATCCGCCCCAAATATGCATTTTTAATATCgtttatttattctattttaggGACTGGAGGGGCTTAGTTTTAAATTAGAATTAAGGGAGTAATCAAGAGATGGGGACATTAGATGCATTTTTCTATTTCTGTAGATATAAATGTGTGTCTCCTGTTATGTTAATGTTAGTgagatttctaaatttattaGATTCTAGGGAGTG
This genomic window contains:
- the LOC118044994 gene encoding cyclin-dependent protein kinase inhibitor SMR4-like; protein product: MKVEEECTTPKSMGCQIPTAIVCPPPPKKKSVVGKKRDPPKDGYFQTPELDALLSIFTS